A window of Apium graveolens cultivar Ventura chromosome 8, ASM990537v1, whole genome shotgun sequence contains these coding sequences:
- the LOC141676794 gene encoding 6,7,8-trihydroxycoumarin synthase-like, producing MVVVLLFIILTFLLFFICKQSNQRWIKSNSRPPGPRGLPLIGNMHQFDTSNTHLYLLQLSRKYGPLVSLQLGSVRTLVISSATVAKEVFKNHDITFSSRPALVGTQKLSYNGIDFAFAPYSDYWRNMRKICTIHLLSTKSFQSFCPIREDEVTKMMKKLSNRAAGFNIVNVSETVMTVTSSIVYRTSFGKIDDEDDDQDYTGYNNKMSRQIHWVLTESQACFGRFFVEDFFPQLGSFIDKLCGSWTRLEKSFNKLDAFYQQVIDRRLNESTASAKECSILDILLQMKMDSSDFTFDHIKAVLMDILLAASETSAAAVIWAMTLLVKNPKTMKKVQQEVRELIGKKGFVDENDTQQLDYLKAVIKEAMRLHPPVPVVPRATMKKCVVSGYEIEDKTRVYVNLYAIGRDPAFWENPDEFIPERFLNSSIDIKGQDFELIPFGVGRRMCPGLTMGLAMTELVLANLLYHFNWELPPGVEITDIDMATLPGLTTQKKNDLCLVPVININ from the exons ATGGTAGTGGTTCTTCTGTTCATTATTTTAACATTCTTGCTATTCTTCATTTGCAAACAAAGTAATCAGCGATGGATAAAGTCGAATAGCCGGCCACCAGGTCCTCGTGGCCTTCCCTTAATAGGGAACATGCACCAGTTTGACACCTCAAACACTCACCTCTACTTATTGCAGCTTTCTCGAAAGTACGGCCCTCTCGTTTCCTTGCAGCTCGGCTCAGTTCGGACTCTTGTCATTTCCTCCGCAACTGTTGCCAAAGAGGTTTTCAAAAATCATGATATCACTTTTTCAAGTAGACCAGCTTTAGTTGGCACCCAGAAGCTTTCTTACAATGGCATCGACTTTGCCTTTGCACCATATAGCGACTACTGGCGAAACATGAGAAAAATATGTACCATTCATCTCTTAAGTACTAAGAGCTTTCAGTCCTTTTGTCCTATTCGTGAAGACGAAGTTACAAAAATGATGAAAAAATTAAGTAATAGAGCGGCCGGCTTCAATATTGTAAATGTGTCGGAAACTGTTATGACTGTTACAAGCTCAATAGTCTACAGAACTTCTTTTGGAAAAATAGATGATGAAGACGACGACCAAgattatacaggatataataacAAAATGAGTCGCCAAATTCATTGGGTACTTACTGAATCTCAGGCCTGTTTCGGAAGGTTCTTTGTTGAAGATTTTTTTCCTCAACTGGGCAGTTTTATTGATAAACTTTGTGGCTCGTGGACTCGGTTGGAGAAGAGTTTCAATAAGTTAGATGCTTTTTACCAACAAGTCATTGACAGACGTCTTAATGAATCAACTGCATCGGCCAAAGAGTGCAGCATTCTGGACATTTTACTTCAGATGAAGATGGATTCATCTGACTTCACATTTGATCACATCAAAGCAGTATTAATG GATATTTTGCTTGCAGCATCAGAAACAAGTGCAGCAGCAGTGATTTGGGCCATGACTTTGTTAGTCAAGAACCCAAAGACAATGAAAAAAGTGCAGCAAGAAGTTAGAGAGTTGATAGGAAAAAAAGGATTTGTAGATGAGAACGACACCCAACAGCTTGATTACCTTAAAGCAGTAATCAAGGAGGCAATGAGATTGCACCCCCCTGTTCCGGTTGTTCCGCGAGCTACGATGAAAAAGTGTGTCGTGAGCGGGTACGAGATTGAAGATAAAACACGTGTATATGTAAACTTATATGCCATAGGTAGGGATCCTGCATTCTGGGAAAATCCTGACGAGTTTATACCTGAAAGATTCTTGAATAGTAGCATTGACATTAAGGGGCAGGATTTTGAGCTGATACCTTTCGGAGTAGGCCGGAGAATGTGTCCTGGGCTTACAATGGGCTTGGCTATGACTGAGCTCGTGCTTGCGAACCTGCTCTACCATTTTAACTGGGAATTGCCTCCCGGTGTGGAAATTACAGACATTGATATGGCTACCCTGCCTGGTTTAACCACCCAAAAGAAGAATGATCTCTGTCTTGTACCAgttattaatataaattaa